In Halorientalis sp. LT38, a genomic segment contains:
- a CDS encoding HalOD1 output domain-containing protein → MTDDDDAVDVYRWSESTSPTVAVAEAIAETRGCDPIDVEPLATSVDVDALNLLVGRPGTDSVAVSFTHKETRVTVRSEGLVEIRVD, encoded by the coding sequence ATGACAGACGATGATGACGCCGTGGACGTGTACCGCTGGTCGGAGTCGACGAGTCCGACGGTCGCCGTCGCCGAGGCGATCGCCGAGACACGCGGTTGCGACCCGATCGACGTCGAACCGCTCGCGACTTCGGTCGACGTCGACGCCCTGAACCTGCTGGTCGGCCGCCCCGGCACCGACTCGGTCGCCGTCTCGTTCACGCACAAAGAAACCCGCGTTACCGTCCGCAGCGAGGGGCTCGTGGAGATCCGGGTCGACTAG
- the hisG gene encoding ATP phosphoribosyltransferase: protein MRIAVPNKGRLHDPSVDLLERAGLHVVDGADRKLYADTVDPDVTILYARAADIPEYVSDGAADLGITGLDQVREADTGDLVDLLDLEFGACRLVLAAPEDGPITSVTDLEGGTVATEFPTVTRAYFDDLGIDVEIAEVSGATELTPHVDIADAIVDITSTGTTLRMNRLEVIDDVLESSVRLFAREDVVDDPKVEQVRTALGSVKTAEGKRYLMLNVPEGKVEAVKDVIPGLGGPTVMDVAGEDAVAVHAVVDEREVFETITALKAEGASDVLVTEIERLVE from the coding sequence ATGCGAATCGCCGTGCCCAACAAGGGGCGTCTACACGATCCGTCGGTCGACCTGCTCGAACGGGCCGGGCTCCACGTCGTCGACGGCGCGGACCGGAAACTGTACGCCGACACCGTCGACCCGGACGTGACGATCCTCTACGCCCGGGCGGCCGACATCCCCGAGTACGTCAGCGACGGGGCCGCCGACCTCGGGATCACCGGTCTCGACCAGGTCCGGGAGGCAGACACCGGCGACCTCGTCGATCTGCTGGACCTGGAGTTCGGCGCCTGTCGCCTCGTCCTCGCGGCCCCCGAGGACGGCCCGATCACGTCGGTCACCGATCTCGAGGGCGGGACCGTCGCCACCGAGTTCCCGACGGTCACCCGGGCGTACTTCGACGACCTGGGGATCGACGTCGAGATCGCGGAGGTCTCCGGCGCGACCGAACTCACGCCACACGTCGACATCGCCGACGCCATCGTCGACATCACGAGCACGGGGACGACCCTCCGGATGAACAGGCTCGAAGTGATCGACGACGTGCTCGAGAGCTCCGTCCGGCTGTTCGCCCGCGAGGACGTCGTGGACGACCCGAAAGTCGAACAGGTGCGGACGGCCCTGGGCTCTGTCAAGACTGCCGAGGGGAAGCGCTACCTCATGCTGAACGTGCCGGAGGGGAAGGTCGAGGCCGTGAAAGACGTCATTCCGGGACTCGGCGGCCCGACGGTGATGGACGTCGCGGGCGAGGACGCGGTCGCGGTCCACGCCGTCGTCGACGAGCGCGAGGTCTTCGAGACGATCACGGCCCTCAAGGCCGAGGGGGCCAGCGACGTGCTGGTCACCGAGATCGAGCGCCTGGTCGAGTGA
- a CDS encoding adenosylhomocysteinase produces MTAPISERLDDLETARTEGRRKMDWAREHMPILASLREEFAESQPFAGEVIGMAMHVEAKTAVLAELLADGGAEVAITGCNPLSTHDDVSAALDAHENVTSYAERGVDDDAYYAAMEAVIEHEPSITVDDGMDLIAAIHEDYPELIDTIVGGCEETTTGVHRLRAMDEDGALEYPVFAVNDTPMKRLFDNVHGTGESALASIAMTTNLSYAGKTVVVGGYGDCGRGVAKKASGQNARVIVTEVDARRALEAHMEGYEVMPMQEAATEGDVFITTTGNRDVITREDFQNMQDGVLLANAGHFDVEIDLVALEEMAAEVTQPRDGIEAYVMPDGRELNVLAEGRLVNLATPVALGHPVEVMDQSFGVQAVCVRELVESAERSSAEESSGDEPRESEEYAPGVHDVPDDLDREVAEIKLAAEGVAFDDLSEAQAEYMGSWQHGT; encoded by the coding sequence ATGACTGCGCCGATCAGCGAGCGGCTCGACGACCTCGAGACCGCGCGAACGGAGGGTCGTCGGAAGATGGACTGGGCGCGCGAACACATGCCGATTCTCGCCTCGCTCCGCGAGGAGTTCGCCGAGAGCCAGCCCTTCGCGGGCGAGGTGATCGGGATGGCGATGCACGTCGAGGCCAAGACGGCCGTGCTGGCCGAGCTGCTCGCCGACGGCGGCGCCGAGGTCGCCATCACCGGCTGCAACCCGCTCTCGACTCACGACGACGTGTCCGCGGCCCTGGACGCCCACGAGAACGTCACCTCCTACGCCGAGCGCGGCGTCGACGACGACGCCTACTACGCCGCCATGGAGGCCGTCATCGAGCACGAGCCCTCGATTACCGTGGACGACGGGATGGACCTCATCGCCGCCATCCACGAGGACTACCCCGAACTCATCGACACCATCGTCGGCGGCTGCGAGGAGACGACGACGGGCGTCCACCGCCTCCGCGCGATGGACGAGGACGGCGCCCTAGAGTACCCCGTCTTCGCCGTCAACGACACGCCGATGAAGCGGCTGTTCGACAACGTCCACGGCACCGGCGAGTCCGCCCTCGCATCCATCGCCATGACGACGAACCTCTCCTACGCCGGCAAGACCGTCGTCGTCGGCGGCTACGGCGACTGCGGCCGCGGCGTCGCCAAGAAGGCAAGCGGCCAGAACGCCCGCGTGATCGTCACCGAGGTCGACGCCCGCCGCGCCCTCGAAGCCCACATGGAGGGCTACGAGGTCATGCCCATGCAGGAAGCCGCGACGGAGGGCGACGTGTTCATCACGACGACGGGCAACCGCGACGTGATCACCCGCGAGGACTTCCAGAACATGCAGGACGGCGTCCTGCTGGCCAACGCCGGCCACTTCGACGTCGAGATCGATCTCGTGGCCCTCGAGGAGATGGCCGCGGAAGTCACCCAGCCCCGCGACGGCATCGAGGCCTACGTCATGCCCGACGGGCGCGAACTGAACGTCCTCGCCGAGGGCCGCCTCGTCAACCTCGCGACGCCCGTCGCGCTGGGCCACCCCGTCGAGGTCATGGACCAGTCCTTCGGCGTCCAGGCCGTCTGCGTCCGCGAACTGGTCGAGAGCGCGGAACGGAGTTCCGCGGAAGAATCGAGCGGCGACGAGCCGCGAGAAAGCGAGGAGTACGCGCCCGGCGTCCACGACGTGCCCGACGACCTCGACCGCGAGGTCGCGGAGATCAAACTCGCCGCCGAGGGCGTCGCCTTCGACGACCTGAGCGAGGCCCAGGCCGAGTACATGGGCTCCTGGCAGCACGGGACGTGA
- a CDS encoding methyl-accepting chemotaxis protein translates to MANALDRLFLALPAPVRERLWGKFGFALGTVAVLSLLLTGGLVRLFDAPLVPMLAQWAILLGLSTGMSVYVGADFIGQMQRVERKATGIGRGEFDTRVTTPRRDEVGEVFDALATMRDDLQSRIEEAEAAEETARKEREKAERLSEEAARLNDHLERKAGEFGETMAACADGDLTRRLDPDGESEALDRIAAEFNEMMDEIEGTILDLRAFTDDVAAASDDATAGTVAAREAGAEVRDQIEAIADDASEQDRMLRSTTDEMNELSATVEEIAATADEVAGVSERAAAAGERARDAAEEAVGEMDRITAKTAETVTEVEGLDEEMTEIEAVVEIIEDIAEQTSVLALNASIEAARAGAAGEGFAVVADEVKDLAEETRSATTEIAGRVDRIQDRTATVVDDMHETSDRVEDGMETIATELESLERVAELVDEADQGVQEIDATTDEQAARTQEIVATVEEVAEISRTTREGSEAATEAVEGQQETLAEATDTVEGVAERTAELRDLADYFDVGGGSERATVAADGGERPDDETA, encoded by the coding sequence ATGGCAAACGCACTGGACCGGCTCTTCCTCGCGCTCCCGGCCCCCGTCCGCGAGCGGCTCTGGGGCAAATTCGGGTTCGCGCTGGGGACTGTGGCGGTGCTGTCGCTTCTGCTGACGGGTGGACTCGTCCGGCTGTTCGACGCGCCCCTCGTCCCCATGCTGGCCCAATGGGCGATCCTGCTCGGCCTCTCGACGGGGATGAGCGTCTACGTCGGCGCGGACTTCATCGGGCAGATGCAACGCGTCGAGCGCAAGGCGACGGGCATCGGCCGCGGCGAGTTCGACACGCGGGTGACCACCCCCCGTCGCGACGAAGTCGGGGAGGTGTTCGACGCGCTCGCGACGATGCGCGACGACCTGCAGTCTCGCATCGAGGAGGCCGAAGCCGCGGAGGAGACCGCACGGAAAGAGCGCGAGAAGGCCGAACGGCTGAGCGAGGAGGCAGCGCGGCTGAACGACCACCTCGAACGGAAAGCCGGCGAGTTCGGCGAGACCATGGCGGCCTGCGCCGACGGCGACCTGACCCGGCGGCTCGACCCGGACGGCGAGAGCGAGGCGCTGGACCGCATCGCCGCCGAGTTCAACGAGATGATGGACGAGATCGAGGGGACGATCCTCGATCTGCGGGCGTTCACCGACGACGTGGCGGCCGCAAGCGACGACGCGACGGCCGGGACCGTCGCCGCCCGCGAGGCCGGCGCCGAGGTCCGGGACCAGATCGAAGCCATCGCCGACGACGCGAGCGAGCAGGACCGGATGCTCCGGTCGACCACCGACGAGATGAACGAACTGTCGGCGACCGTCGAGGAGATCGCGGCGACCGCCGACGAGGTCGCGGGCGTCTCGGAGCGGGCCGCGGCGGCCGGCGAGCGCGCCCGCGACGCCGCGGAGGAGGCCGTCGGCGAGATGGACCGCATCACCGCGAAGACCGCCGAGACGGTCACCGAGGTCGAGGGCCTCGACGAGGAGATGACCGAGATCGAGGCGGTGGTCGAGATCATCGAGGACATCGCGGAACAGACCTCGGTCCTGGCGCTGAACGCCTCGATCGAGGCCGCCCGCGCCGGGGCGGCCGGCGAGGGCTTCGCCGTCGTCGCCGACGAGGTCAAGGATCTGGCCGAGGAGACGCGGTCCGCGACGACGGAGATCGCCGGCCGCGTCGACCGGATCCAGGACCGGACGGCGACGGTCGTCGACGACATGCACGAGACCAGCGACCGCGTCGAGGACGGGATGGAGACCATCGCCACCGAACTGGAGTCGCTCGAACGGGTGGCGGAACTGGTCGACGAGGCCGATCAGGGGGTCCAGGAGATCGACGCGACCACCGACGAGCAGGCCGCTCGCACCCAGGAGATCGTCGCGACCGTCGAGGAGGTGGCGGAGATCAGCCGCACCACACGCGAAGGGTCCGAGGCCGCCACCGAGGCCGTCGAGGGCCAGCAGGAGACGCTCGCCGAGGCGACCGACACCGTCGAGGGCGTCGCCGAGCGGACCGCCGAACTGCGGGACCTGGCCGACTACTTCGACGTCGGGGGCGGGAGCGAGCGCGCGACGGTCGCGGCGGACGGGGGTGAGCGACCCGACGACGAGACCGCCTGA
- a CDS encoding amidohydrolase, producing the protein MTTLRIADGRVLRPDHAVERADVLVDQAAGEIREVGGDVAAGDEVLDADGGLVIPGLVNAHTHVAMTLLRGYADDKPLDAWLQEDIWPVEAELTPEDVRAGARLGILEMLKSGTTAFADMYFHVPEIAAAVEESGIRAVLGHTAITVGKDEETARADCRESLDVARELQGAADGRISTTFQPHSLTTVGEKYLREFVPEAREAGLALTFHANETTGEVEPLVEEHGERPLGYADDAGLLGESDFLAHGVHTDATEHELLAERGTAVIHCPASNMKLASGMAPVQAMRDAGVTVGLGTDGAASNNDLSLFDEMRDAAMLGKLAAGDASAVDADAVVEMATRGGADALGIDAGRIEAGAAADLAVVDLDAPHLTPAHDLVSHLAYAVTGSDVRHTVCEGQVLVRDREVTTLDEERVLADAREHAAALIDRAES; encoded by the coding sequence ATGACGACACTGCGAATCGCGGACGGACGGGTGCTCCGACCCGACCACGCCGTGGAGCGGGCGGACGTCCTCGTCGACCAGGCGGCCGGCGAGATCCGCGAGGTGGGCGGGGACGTCGCGGCGGGCGACGAGGTCCTCGACGCCGACGGCGGCCTCGTGATCCCGGGCCTGGTCAACGCCCACACCCACGTCGCGATGACGCTCCTGCGGGGGTACGCGGACGACAAACCGCTCGACGCCTGGCTGCAGGAGGACATCTGGCCGGTCGAGGCCGAACTCACCCCCGAGGACGTCCGGGCGGGGGCGCGGCTGGGCATCCTGGAGATGCTCAAGTCCGGGACGACGGCCTTCGCGGACATGTACTTCCACGTCCCCGAGATCGCCGCCGCCGTCGAGGAGTCGGGGATCAGGGCCGTCCTCGGCCACACCGCGATCACCGTCGGGAAGGACGAGGAGACGGCCCGCGCGGACTGTCGGGAGAGTCTGGACGTGGCCCGTGAGCTCCAGGGGGCGGCCGACGGCCGGATCTCGACGACCTTCCAGCCCCACTCGCTGACGACCGTCGGCGAAAAGTACCTCCGGGAGTTCGTTCCCGAAGCCCGCGAGGCCGGCCTGGCGCTCACCTTCCACGCCAACGAGACGACGGGCGAGGTCGAGCCGCTGGTCGAGGAACACGGCGAGCGCCCGCTCGGATACGCCGACGACGCGGGCCTGCTAGGTGAGTCGGACTTCCTGGCCCACGGCGTCCACACGGACGCGACCGAGCACGAACTGCTGGCCGAGCGCGGGACGGCGGTGATCCACTGCCCGGCCTCGAACATGAAACTCGCGAGCGGGATGGCCCCCGTCCAGGCCATGCGCGACGCCGGCGTGACCGTCGGCCTCGGGACCGACGGCGCGGCCTCGAACAACGACCTCTCGCTGTTCGACGAGATGCGCGACGCCGCGATGCTGGGGAAACTCGCCGCCGGAGACGCCAGCGCGGTCGACGCCGACGCGGTGGTCGAGATGGCGACGCGAGGCGGCGCGGACGCGCTGGGGATCGACGCCGGCCGGATCGAGGCCGGCGCGGCCGCCGACCTCGCGGTGGTGGATCTGGACGCGCCACATCTGACGCCGGCCCACGACCTCGTGAGCCACCTCGCCTACGCGGTCACCGGATCGGACGTGCGCCACACGGTCTGTGAGGGACAGGTCCTCGTGCGTGACCGCGAGGTGACCACCCTGGACGAAGAACGGGTCCTCGCCGACGCCCGCGAGCACGCGGCGGCGCTGATCGACCGCGCGGAATCGTGA